One genomic region from Deinococcus cellulosilyticus NBRC 106333 = KACC 11606 encodes:
- a CDS encoding VOC family protein, which yields MDRNLLGNNVITQIGILVHDIETVSQTYADFFGVEKPAWFWTDTVEKAQTEYRGNRSEARAKLAFFDMGSLQLELIEPDEHPSTWRESLDQNGEGVHHLAFVIEGMKEKVALLEQNGMPLLQKGEYTGGRYAYIDTLKPLKVILELLENDKK from the coding sequence ATGGACCGCAACCTGCTCGGCAACAACGTGATCACCCAGATCGGCATCCTGGTGCATGACATTGAAACGGTGTCTCAGACATACGCTGACTTTTTCGGTGTGGAGAAGCCCGCCTGGTTCTGGACCGACACCGTGGAAAAAGCCCAGACCGAGTACCGGGGCAACCGTTCTGAAGCCCGTGCAAAACTGGCTTTCTTTGACATGGGCTCCCTGCAACTGGAACTGATTGAACCGGACGAGCATCCCAGCACCTGGAGGGAATCGCTCGACCAGAACGGTGAAGGGGTGCATCACCTTGCCTTTGTGATTGAAGGCATGAAAGAGAAAGTGGCCCTGCTGGAGCAAAACGGCATGCCTCTGTTGCAGAAGGGGGAGTATACGGGTGGACGTTACGCTTACATCGACACCCTGAAACCCCTGAAGGTGATTCTGGAGCTGCTGGAGAACGACAAAAAATAA
- a CDS encoding KH domain-containing protein, with protein sequence MRDLAEVVKYLAQSVVDHPESVVVKTKRGPETTYYIHVHDGEEGRIIGKNGRVIQAIRTIARGLNTNRNRVQVDLSSKK encoded by the coding sequence ATGCGAGACCTTGCAGAAGTCGTGAAATACCTCGCGCAGAGCGTTGTGGACCACCCTGAAAGTGTGGTCGTGAAAACCAAGCGCGGACCCGAAACCACCTACTACATTCACGTTCATGACGGCGAAGAAGGCCGCATCATCGGCAAGAATGGACGGGTCATTCAGGCCATCCGCACCATTGCACGCGGGCTGAACACCAACCGCAACCGCGTGCAGGTGGACCTCAGCAGCAAAAAGTAA
- the rpsP gene encoding 30S ribosomal protein S16, whose protein sequence is MVKIRLSRYGSKHNPHYRIVVADARRPRDGGYIENLGHYDPRKTSENFLVVNVESAREWLKKGAQPTLTAKRLLKASGVYNQ, encoded by the coding sequence ATGGTTAAAATTCGTCTGTCTCGCTATGGTTCCAAGCACAACCCCCACTACCGCATCGTCGTTGCCGACGCCCGTCGTCCCCGTGATGGTGGTTACATTGAGAACCTGGGTCACTATGACCCCCGCAAAACCAGCGAGAACTTCCTCGTTGTGAACGTCGAAAGCGCCCGCGAGTGGCTCAAGAAGGGTGCTCAACCCACCCTGACCGCAAAGCGCCTGCTGAAAGCTTCTGGCGTCTACAACCAGTAA
- a CDS encoding M23 family metallopeptidase, with amino-acid sequence MKKRAILLTALLVTAASAQTTRQLQSLEEQLKQARIVREQQQKRLDDLRINLQALSIQEQAALGTLGEVNSRLQQLEKERLAVERDIDFKKAQIANLDSQIDITDARNNRLTTQVQNLMRTLYREKSNLYIELLGREKNFYDVLIRRHYLDILSKQDLTVIEELRNTKKQLATQKAELAKLTTDLNSLQRQLLDKLEAVKDEKSRQQQAINSLKKTKAGQQALVYQTSQAAVQTQQDIANIFNNILAERARIEAERKRREEEERKRREAEQRRLAEQKARLEQQRRLAEEKARLEQQKKLAEQKARLEQQKKLADFKAEQERIKKEQAAIKAREDQLKQQAAVSARNNAPLPSSVGTLSFPIKGGRVVVPYGNGQLSTSIAGNQANAPVTAAAEGRVISITVNPNLGTMIMLAHNDANTMYTIYTGLQSPTVGLDQRVSRGQVIGYTGGSPVLDPNTFDFWVAVRSGGQTSYISPGF; translated from the coding sequence ATGAAGAAAAGAGCGATTCTCTTGACTGCCTTGCTGGTGACTGCGGCCTCTGCCCAGACCACCCGGCAGTTGCAGAGTCTGGAAGAACAGCTGAAACAGGCCCGCATTGTGCGGGAACAGCAACAGAAACGCCTGGATGACCTGCGCATCAACCTGCAAGCCCTGAGCATTCAGGAACAGGCTGCACTCGGCACGCTGGGTGAAGTGAACAGCCGGCTGCAGCAACTGGAAAAAGAACGGCTTGCTGTAGAGCGCGACATCGATTTCAAAAAAGCCCAGATTGCCAACCTGGACAGCCAGATCGACATCACCGATGCCCGCAACAACCGCCTGACCACCCAGGTGCAGAACCTGATGCGCACGCTGTACCGCGAAAAAAGCAACCTGTACATTGAACTGCTGGGCCGCGAAAAAAATTTTTACGATGTGCTGATCCGCAGGCACTATCTGGACATCCTCAGCAAGCAGGACCTGACGGTCATTGAGGAGTTGCGCAACACCAAGAAGCAGCTTGCCACCCAGAAGGCTGAGCTGGCCAAACTGACCACGGACCTGAACAGCCTGCAACGCCAGTTGCTCGACAAGCTGGAAGCGGTCAAAGACGAGAAGTCCAGACAGCAGCAGGCCATCAATTCACTGAAAAAAACCAAAGCCGGGCAGCAGGCCCTGGTGTACCAGACCAGTCAGGCTGCGGTACAAACCCAGCAGGACATCGCCAACATCTTCAACAACATCCTGGCCGAGCGTGCCCGCATTGAAGCCGAGCGTAAACGCCGAGAGGAAGAAGAACGCAAACGCCGAGAGGCCGAGCAACGCAGGCTCGCCGAACAGAAGGCCAGACTGGAACAGCAACGCAGGCTCGCCGAGGAAAAGGCCAGACTGGAGCAGCAGAAAAAACTCGCTGAGCAGAAAGCCAGGCTGGAGCAGCAGAAAAAACTCGCTGACTTCAAAGCCGAGCAGGAACGCATCAAGAAAGAACAGGCGGCCATCAAAGCCAGGGAAGACCAGTTGAAACAACAGGCTGCCGTCAGTGCCAGAAACAATGCACCTTTGCCCAGCAGTGTGGGAACCCTCTCCTTCCCCATCAAGGGAGGCCGTGTGGTGGTCCCTTACGGCAATGGCCAACTGTCCACCAGCATCGCGGGCAACCAGGCCAATGCTCCAGTCACTGCTGCTGCCGAGGGCCGGGTCATCAGCATCACCGTGAACCCCAACCTGGGCACCATGATCATGCTTGCCCACAACGACGCAAACACCATGTACACCATCTATACCGGTCTGCAAAGCCCAACGGTGGGCCTGGACCAGCGCGTCTCCCGGGGGCAGGTCATCGGGTACACCGGAGGAAGCCCTGTTCTGGACCCGAACACCTTTGACTTCTGGGTGGCAGTGCGCAGTGGCGGTCAGACCTCTTACATTTCTCCAGGCTTCTGA
- a CDS encoding cell division protein FtsX — translation MMYHLRQMWVAVRGTLTATFATLSTMTITLAVLGSVILLTLNLERNLVKLESEVEIGVFIQEGSTLESVALAIQTQYGSLIKDAKLVTKDQAMQEMTELYPSFDEAEDLVENPLPDTLRLKLKDPQDTKRVAEAIKTLNGVESVEYGQGTIDQSINLIRTLRTGGWTLVGVLVLSSFFNILNAVRVAMYARREEINVMRLLGATRRFIRAPYLMEGILLGLLSSAVACMILVPSYVSLVGNLQNSVPFLSLVTEPLVVLQSLAGLFLFGLVIGSAGSWFASNHYLRELE, via the coding sequence ATGATGTACCACCTGCGGCAGATGTGGGTGGCTGTGCGGGGCACCCTGACCGCCACCTTTGCCACCCTGAGCACCATGACCATCACCCTGGCTGTGCTGGGATCGGTGATTCTGCTCACCCTCAACCTGGAACGCAACCTGGTCAAACTGGAATCCGAGGTGGAAATTGGGGTGTTCATTCAGGAGGGCTCCACCCTGGAATCCGTGGCCCTGGCCATCCAGACCCAGTACGGCTCACTGATCAAAGACGCCAAACTGGTCACCAAGGACCAGGCCATGCAGGAAATGACCGAACTGTACCCCTCCTTCGATGAGGCCGAAGACCTGGTGGAAAACCCTCTCCCTGACACCCTCAGGCTGAAACTGAAAGACCCCCAGGACACCAAGCGTGTGGCCGAAGCCATCAAAACCCTGAATGGGGTCGAGTCGGTGGAGTACGGTCAGGGCACCATCGACCAGAGCATCAACCTGATCCGCACCCTCAGAACCGGGGGATGGACCCTGGTGGGGGTGCTGGTGCTCAGTTCCTTCTTCAACATCCTGAATGCGGTCAGGGTGGCCATGTATGCCAGACGTGAAGAAATCAACGTGATGCGACTGCTGGGGGCCACCCGCAGGTTCATTCGGGCCCCTTACCTGATGGAAGGCATCCTGCTGGGGCTGCTCTCCAGCGCAGTGGCTTGCATGATTCTGGTGCCCAGTTACGTTTCCCTGGTGGGCAACCTGCAGAACTCGGTGCCTTTCCTGTCCCTGGTGACCGAGCCCCTGGTGGTGCTGCAATCCCTGGCGGGCCTGTTTTTGTTCGGACTGGTGATCGGGTCTGCAGGAAGCTGGTTTGCCTCCAATCACTACCTGAGAGAACTGGAATGA
- the ftsE gene encoding cell division ATP-binding protein FtsE produces MIQLNHVSLEYPVTRTLALDDINLHIRKGEFVYLIGRSGAGKSSVMNLILKRISPTRGQVLINDEPLSKYRGGKASIHRRRIGMIFQDNMLLPHFTVEDNIALALRVTGVPQKDWHQRITNALKMVSMEHKRSALPLQLSLGEQQRAAIARAIVTSPPIILADEPTGNLDPEISVEIMKLLQQICVRGATVVVATHAKELVENFRHRTITLRKGKIVRDDPYGGYAL; encoded by the coding sequence ATGATTCAACTCAACCACGTCAGTCTGGAATATCCGGTCACCCGCACCCTGGCCCTCGACGACATCAACCTGCACATCCGCAAGGGAGAGTTTGTTTACCTGATCGGGCGCAGTGGAGCGGGCAAAAGCAGCGTCATGAACCTGATCCTCAAGCGCATCAGTCCCACCCGAGGGCAGGTCCTGATCAATGATGAACCCCTCTCCAAATACCGGGGAGGCAAAGCTTCGATTCACCGCAGACGCATCGGAATGATCTTTCAGGACAACATGCTGCTTCCCCATTTCACGGTCGAAGACAACATTGCTCTGGCTTTGCGTGTGACAGGGGTGCCCCAGAAAGACTGGCACCAGCGCATCACCAACGCCCTGAAGATGGTCAGCATGGAACACAAGCGCAGTGCGCTCCCCCTGCAGCTCTCTCTGGGAGAACAGCAACGTGCAGCCATTGCCCGGGCCATCGTGACCAGTCCACCGATCATCCTGGCGGATGAGCCCACTGGAAACCTCGACCCTGAAATCAGTGTGGAGATCATGAAACTGCTGCAACAGATCTGTGTGCGCGGGGCCACCGTGGTGGTCGCCACCCACGCCAAGGAACTTGTGGAAAACTTCCGTCACCGCACCATCACACTGCGCAAAGGAAAAATCGTGCGGGATGACCCCTACGGAGGTTACGCCCTATGA
- a CDS encoding S41 family peptidase, translating into MKLNGKVALVLLGLTSTLAIGYAQLRSYQTTSSSSNATVQEQTFRDIYNAIKSEYLTPVEEKKLWEGAISGLIGSLEDQFTYYTPPEDNVYDQQELEGQFFGIGATLTPSNPDGSGATISELMQGMPAQQAGLQIGDRVLKVNGEDVTKLTLTKVVQKIRGEENTSVKLEIERAGATLNFDIARKKITDYAVYTEILPGNVGYVQVRTFYNKQIFSQVDQALKTMSDKKVDKLILDLRDNGGGLLCGGIYVADAFLNKGNIVSLKDRTGKESIPGSAFDSTCYGVAKAAKTDYTGKMVVLVNRNSASASEIVAGALQDNDRARVIGEKTFGKGVAQDVINNLPDGGKLALVANEWLTPDGRSIHKVGITPDITVEDSRFPKVVTLEGTGAAPGEKIKMTIGGKEVELTADKEGKFTYTQVGERRQPPAGSRVDLTGDTILKKGLEVLNQQ; encoded by the coding sequence ATGAAACTCAACGGCAAAGTTGCCCTGGTTCTGCTGGGACTGACCTCCACGCTGGCCATCGGCTATGCTCAACTGCGGTCCTACCAGACCACTTCTTCTTCTTCGAATGCCACGGTCCAGGAACAGACTTTCCGGGACATCTACAATGCCATCAAGAGCGAGTACCTGACCCCTGTTGAAGAGAAAAAACTGTGGGAAGGGGCCATTTCGGGCCTGATTGGATCACTGGAAGACCAGTTCACCTATTACACTCCCCCAGAAGACAATGTGTACGACCAGCAGGAACTTGAAGGCCAATTCTTTGGCATTGGTGCAACCCTGACCCCCTCCAATCCTGATGGCAGTGGAGCCACCATCTCTGAACTGATGCAGGGTATGCCCGCCCAGCAGGCAGGATTGCAGATTGGTGACAGGGTCCTCAAGGTGAATGGAGAGGATGTCACCAAACTGACCCTCACCAAAGTGGTGCAAAAAATTCGTGGTGAGGAAAACACCAGCGTCAAGCTGGAAATCGAGCGTGCGGGTGCAACCCTCAACTTTGACATTGCTCGCAAGAAGATCACCGATTATGCCGTCTATACAGAGATTCTGCCTGGAAATGTGGGTTACGTGCAGGTTCGCACCTTCTACAACAAGCAGATTTTTTCCCAGGTGGACCAGGCCCTCAAGACCATGAGTGACAAAAAGGTGGACAAACTCATTCTTGACCTGCGGGACAACGGTGGAGGGCTGCTGTGTGGTGGGATTTACGTTGCAGATGCCTTCCTGAACAAGGGCAACATTGTGTCCCTCAAAGACCGTACAGGCAAGGAGAGCATTCCTGGCAGTGCTTTTGACAGCACCTGCTATGGGGTCGCCAAGGCCGCCAAGACCGACTACACCGGCAAGATGGTGGTGCTGGTGAACCGCAACAGCGCCTCTGCTTCTGAGATTGTGGCGGGTGCCTTGCAGGACAATGACCGCGCCAGGGTCATTGGAGAGAAGACTTTTGGTAAGGGTGTGGCCCAGGATGTCATCAACAACCTGCCCGATGGTGGCAAGCTGGCCCTGGTGGCCAATGAGTGGCTGACCCCCGATGGCCGCAGCATCCACAAGGTGGGGATCACCCCTGACATCACCGTGGAAGACTCCCGTTTCCCCAAAGTTGTGACCCTGGAAGGCACTGGAGCCGCCCCTGGTGAGAAGATCAAAATGACCATTGGCGGCAAAGAAGTGGAACTGACTGCCGACAAAGAGGGCAAATTCACCTACACTCAGGTGGGGGAGCGCCGCCAGCCTCCTGCTGGAAGCCGGGTGGACCTGACTGGAGACACCATCCTCAAGAAGGGTCTGGAAGTTCTCAACCAGCAGTAA
- a CDS encoding TrmB family transcriptional regulator, with the protein MNASIHLQALGLTEYESKAYTALLALGRAAPARIARQAQIPRPKIYETLERLEARGLATRVQQNPLEYSPLSAREFMDRSRRSFNERIENLERSLARLAPDPAPEAVYPLIGEVAIKSLAENLVENAKKSVHLAGNEPLLDALENQTSRGVQVVRAEVSELPSIAKNGQRAFLVARDGEAAIVAHFGGDREPHGVHTHNPVIVKLVEGYIALAVQNKK; encoded by the coding sequence ATGAATGCCTCCATCCACCTGCAAGCTCTGGGTCTCACCGAATATGAATCCAAAGCCTACACTGCCCTTCTTGCACTCGGTCGCGCCGCCCCTGCCCGCATTGCCAGACAGGCCCAGATTCCCCGACCCAAGATTTACGAAACTTTAGAGCGACTGGAGGCCCGTGGACTTGCCACCCGTGTTCAGCAGAACCCTCTGGAATACAGTCCCCTGAGTGCCAGAGAATTCATGGACCGCTCGAGGCGCTCCTTCAATGAGCGCATTGAAAACCTTGAACGTTCCCTTGCCCGCCTTGCCCCTGATCCTGCTCCAGAAGCCGTGTACCCCCTCATTGGTGAAGTCGCCATCAAATCCCTCGCCGAGAACCTTGTTGAAAATGCCAAGAAGAGCGTCCACCTGGCTGGAAATGAACCCCTGCTGGACGCCCTGGAAAACCAGACCTCGAGAGGGGTGCAGGTGGTCCGTGCAGAAGTCAGCGAACTCCCCAGCATCGCCAAGAACGGACAGCGTGCCTTCCTGGTCGCCCGTGATGGTGAAGCCGCAATTGTGGCCCACTTCGGCGGAGACCGTGAGCCCCACGGCGTGCACACCCACAACCCGGTGATCGTGAAACTCGTTGAAGGGTACATTGCTCTGGCGGTGCAGAACAAGAAGTGA
- a CDS encoding Nif3-like dinuclear metal center hexameric protein, whose translation MHRDELVKWLNNYLRISDYRDVSNNGLQVEGKDEVTRVAVAVDASLRTIEEAVDAGADILITHHGLFWGKPVMVTGPMKKRIQKALEGELSIYAMHIPLDAHPEVGNNVMLARALNLRDLQPFGDWAGKSIGFWGELPFELELQDFSDRIQKTTGEICLVHGGGSGIVKKVGVISGSASDSIHLAAEMGLDTFVTGEPKHQNFHDAFEYGVNVIYAGHYETETFGVRALAAKLEDTFGLPWQFIHLPTGL comes from the coding sequence ATGCACCGAGACGAACTTGTCAAATGGCTCAACAATTACCTGCGCATTTCCGATTACCGGGATGTCAGCAACAATGGCCTTCAGGTTGAAGGCAAAGACGAAGTGACCCGCGTCGCTGTCGCCGTGGACGCCTCCCTGAGGACCATCGAAGAAGCAGTGGACGCGGGTGCGGACATCCTGATCACCCACCATGGTCTGTTCTGGGGAAAACCCGTGATGGTGACCGGCCCCATGAAAAAGCGCATCCAGAAGGCTCTGGAGGGCGAACTCAGCATTTACGCCATGCACATTCCACTGGATGCCCACCCTGAGGTCGGCAACAACGTGATGCTGGCCCGGGCCCTCAACCTGCGAGACCTGCAGCCTTTTGGGGACTGGGCGGGCAAAAGCATTGGTTTCTGGGGGGAACTCCCTTTTGAGCTGGAACTGCAGGACTTCTCTGACCGCATCCAGAAGACCACCGGTGAAATCTGCCTGGTGCACGGTGGAGGAAGTGGCATCGTCAAGAAGGTGGGGGTCATTTCGGGTTCTGCTTCAGACAGCATTCATCTGGCTGCTGAAATGGGTCTGGACACTTTTGTGACAGGGGAGCCCAAACACCAGAATTTCCATGATGCCTTCGAGTACGGAGTGAATGTCATCTACGCGGGGCATTATGAAACCGAAACCTTCGGGGTGCGTGCCCTGGCAGCCAAACTGGAAGACACCTTCGGGCTTCCCTGGCAGTTCATTCACCTGCCCACAGGGCTCTGA
- the tmk gene encoding dTMP kinase produces the protein MFITFEGPEGGGKSTQIRMLSAVLESAGHSLVLTREPGGTTTGNKIRQIVLEDVSLQIEPLTEFLLYSASRSQLVREVIRPALQEGHVVLCDRYFDSSLAYQGYGRGLDLRFLQDVTWEATGGLRPHLTFLMDLPPKVGLERAAARGQFDRLEQADLQFHERVREGFLNLAAAEPERFYVVDATRTPEEIHTEILQIVQSTLIFKF, from the coding sequence ATGTTCATCACGTTTGAAGGTCCCGAGGGGGGAGGGAAAAGCACCCAGATTCGCATGCTCTCGGCTGTCCTCGAAAGTGCCGGGCACAGCCTGGTCCTGACCCGTGAACCGGGTGGGACCACCACCGGGAACAAGATCCGCCAGATTGTTCTGGAAGATGTGAGCCTGCAGATCGAGCCCCTGACGGAATTTCTGCTGTACAGTGCCAGCCGTTCCCAGCTGGTCCGGGAAGTGATCCGGCCTGCCCTGCAAGAAGGCCATGTGGTCCTGTGTGACCGGTATTTTGACTCCAGCCTGGCCTATCAGGGGTATGGAAGAGGTCTGGACCTGCGTTTCCTGCAGGATGTCACCTGGGAAGCCACCGGAGGACTGAGGCCCCACCTGACGTTCCTGATGGACCTGCCTCCCAAAGTGGGTCTGGAAAGGGCTGCAGCCAGAGGGCAGTTTGACCGTCTGGAGCAGGCGGACCTGCAGTTTCATGAGCGGGTCAGAGAGGGGTTTCTGAACCTTGCTGCTGCTGAACCTGAACGTTTTTATGTTGTGGACGCCACCCGCACGCCCGAGGAAATCCACACGGAAATTCTGCAGATCGTGCAGAGCACCCTGATCTTCAAATTCTGA
- a CDS encoding YkgJ family cysteine cluster protein has protein sequence MPVCCALDEDAVNHKTITKEVRKAYRKYDEQASNWIEQYTAEGGRIYCQAGCFKCCDMPIRISWAEALTISESLTDEQFTKIQRHANKVWVNAHKSKNSDEYAENHRKFVGFCPLLDKTSGGCTLYGDRPIRCRDTYSGMPAHFCGAGALSKLSSSELRQYQRTVRSAEVFDGYSHYIAPLEDLSLPAWNRFSLLMKREMGLEVWGDFWYLVTMTRNPDFVEALTLKNRRKVIQKLQELGLYHEEIVQLD, from the coding sequence ATGCCTGTCTGCTGTGCGCTTGACGAGGACGCTGTGAACCACAAAACCATCACCAAAGAAGTTCGCAAAGCCTACCGCAAATACGACGAGCAGGCCAGCAACTGGATTGAGCAGTACACCGCAGAAGGCGGGCGCATCTACTGTCAGGCAGGCTGCTTCAAGTGCTGCGACATGCCGATCCGCATCAGCTGGGCCGAGGCCCTCACCATCTCTGAAAGCCTGACCGATGAGCAGTTCACAAAAATCCAGCGGCATGCCAACAAGGTCTGGGTGAATGCCCACAAGAGCAAAAACAGCGACGAGTACGCAGAAAACCACCGCAAGTTTGTGGGCTTCTGTCCGCTGCTGGACAAAACCAGTGGCGGATGCACCCTGTACGGAGACCGTCCCATCCGCTGTCGGGACACTTACTCTGGCATGCCTGCCCATTTTTGCGGTGCAGGAGCCCTGAGCAAACTGTCCTCTTCAGAACTCCGGCAGTACCAGCGCACCGTTCGTTCAGCTGAGGTGTTCGATGGGTACTCCCACTACATCGCTCCCCTCGAAGACCTCTCCCTGCCCGCGTGGAACAGGTTCAGCCTGCTCATGAAACGCGAGATGGGTCTGGAGGTGTGGGGAGACTTCTGGTATCTGGTCACCATGACCCGCAATCCCGATTTTGTGGAGGCCCTCACCCTGAAAAACAGGCGCAAGGTGATTCAGAAACTGCAGGAACTTGGCCTTTACCACGAAGAAATTGTTCAGCTGGACTGA
- a CDS encoding DMT family transporter, with translation MPFLMLSILADVIATAALKSSEGFTRLVPTLIVLLGYGLGFYFLSLSLKVIPVGTAYAVASGLGTALIVLLGVLFMKEPLSAAKLGAILLIVAGVVALNALDGHSSKS, from the coding sequence ATGCCATTTTTGATGTTATCGATCCTTGCAGATGTGATTGCCACCGCAGCCCTGAAATCATCTGAAGGATTCACCAGACTGGTCCCCACCCTGATTGTGCTGCTCGGGTATGGACTGGGTTTTTATTTTCTTTCCCTGAGCCTGAAGGTCATTCCAGTTGGGACCGCATACGCTGTGGCTTCCGGTCTGGGAACGGCCCTGATTGTGCTGCTGGGGGTGCTTTTCATGAAAGAGCCCCTCAGCGCAGCAAAACTGGGTGCCATCCTGTTGATTGTGGCAGGTGTGGTGGCCCTGAATGCTCTCGATGGGCACAGCTCAAAATCCTGA
- a CDS encoding cyclase family protein, with translation MIDLTRKLVHGFPTWPGDTPFAFQPTMQIQHGDTVNVGMFSTTTHLGTHLDAPYHYSDQGLKLGEIPLTTLIGECLVIDARGHRLLPVTLLEGIGQLPERVAFFTGEPEEWSTFPTDFSAFSPELIDHLGHHGVKMLITDAPSVDPLTSKDLPAHQACLRNNIVILEGVNLNGVEFKKYELICLPLNLVDADGAPARAILREL, from the coding sequence ATGATTGACCTGACCCGCAAACTCGTGCACGGTTTCCCGACCTGGCCGGGAGACACCCCTTTTGCCTTTCAACCCACCATGCAGATCCAGCATGGAGACACGGTGAACGTGGGCATGTTCTCCACCACCACCCACCTCGGGACCCATCTGGATGCCCCTTACCATTACAGCGATCAGGGCCTGAAACTCGGAGAAATCCCCCTCACCACCCTGATCGGTGAATGCCTGGTGATCGATGCCAGAGGCCACAGGCTTCTTCCTGTGACCCTGCTTGAGGGCATCGGGCAGTTGCCTGAACGGGTGGCCTTCTTCACAGGCGAGCCAGAGGAGTGGAGCACTTTTCCCACAGATTTCAGTGCTTTCAGTCCGGAACTCATTGACCACCTGGGGCATCATGGAGTGAAGATGCTCATCACAGATGCACCGAGTGTGGACCCCCTGACCTCCAAAGACCTGCCTGCCCACCAGGCCTGCCTGCGCAACAACATCGTGATCCTGGAGGGGGTCAACCTGAATGGTGTGGAATTCAAAAAGTATGAGCTGATCTGTCTGCCCCTCAATCTGGTGGACGCCGACGGTGCCCCTGCACGGGCAATCCTCAGAGAGCTGTAA
- a CDS encoding AIM24 family protein produces the protein MPRFENKNKRMLQVQMSNEKIFALAGSMVAYEGNFKFEKSSLGGGGIFKALKRAATGEGIPLMVCQGSGTVYFAREAKEVNVIPLMGEKLFVESSSLLAYDQSVRTDVVFRGLRGMTSGQGLFTTTVEGQGTVTLLSEGPIIALEVTPQMPLCVDPDAFIAYKGNLQQDFIFDVNWKTFVGQDSGETFQLKFSGQGVVYIQPAER, from the coding sequence GTGCCAAGATTCGAGAACAAGAACAAACGGATGCTGCAGGTCCAGATGTCCAACGAAAAGATTTTTGCCCTGGCGGGATCGATGGTGGCCTACGAGGGGAACTTCAAGTTTGAGAAATCCTCCCTGGGTGGAGGGGGCATCTTCAAAGCCCTGAAGCGTGCCGCCACCGGAGAGGGCATCCCCCTGATGGTCTGCCAGGGGAGTGGGACGGTTTACTTTGCACGTGAAGCCAAAGAGGTGAACGTCATTCCCCTGATGGGTGAAAAACTCTTTGTGGAAAGCAGCAGTTTGCTGGCCTACGACCAGAGTGTGCGCACCGATGTGGTTTTCAGAGGGCTCCGGGGCATGACTTCGGGGCAGGGCCTTTTCACCACCACCGTGGAAGGACAGGGCACCGTGACCCTGCTTTCAGAAGGTCCCATCATTGCACTGGAGGTCACCCCCCAGATGCCCCTCTGTGTGGACCCTGACGCCTTTATTGCCTACAAGGGCAACCTGCAGCAGGACTTCATTTTCGACGTGAACTGGAAAACTTTTGTCGGTCAGGACTCCGGGGAGACCTTCCAGTTGAAATTCTCAGGGCAGGGCGTGGTGTACATTCAGCCCGCAGAGAGGTGA
- a CDS encoding AIM24 family protein, with protein sequence MTRYTRINETLVQADLNGSEELYAKKGSMLAYTGDVQFQGAFLAGGSIQTAAMRQVTNEGLQLMKAHGRGSVLYGYHGLLVNIIPLGGERLYVESDYVLAFDHQIRAGTEFLGNQGGVGGMVRGAMAGQGLFTTTLDGYGDVVILSSGDLIELQVDASRPVFVDPQAYVGHKGHLTTQIHTDVSWKTFVGQSSGESFQFKFTGQGTVYVQADER encoded by the coding sequence ATGACGAGGTACACCCGCATCAACGAAACACTGGTTCAGGCAGACCTGAACGGATCAGAAGAACTGTATGCCAAGAAGGGCTCGATGCTGGCCTACACCGGAGACGTGCAGTTCCAGGGGGCCTTTCTGGCCGGAGGGAGCATCCAGACCGCAGCCATGCGGCAGGTCACAAACGAGGGATTGCAACTGATGAAAGCCCACGGCAGAGGCTCTGTGCTGTACGGATATCACGGCCTGCTGGTGAACATCATTCCTCTGGGAGGTGAACGTCTGTACGTCGAGAGCGACTACGTGCTGGCCTTTGACCACCAGATCCGTGCAGGAACCGAATTTCTGGGCAACCAGGGCGGCGTGGGTGGCATGGTGAGAGGTGCCATGGCCGGACAGGGTCTTTTCACCACCACCCTTGATGGGTACGGAGACGTGGTGATCCTGTCTTCGGGAGACCTGATCGAACTGCAGGTGGACGCCAGCCGCCCTGTCTTCGTGGACCCTCAGGCTTACGTGGGGCACAAAGGGCACCTGACCACCCAGATTCACACCGATGTCAGCTGGAAGACCTTTGTGGGCCAGAGCTCCGGAGAGAGTTTCCAGTTTAAATTCACCGGCCAGGGCACTGTTTACGTGCAGGCAGATGAAAGGTAA